The sequence CCGAAGTCGATGTTAAAGTTGCCCGTCACCGGATCGCTCTCGAGCGTGCCCTCAACACCAGTAAGGAAATCCAAAGCAGAGGAGCTAGACCCTTCACCGAAGAGAGCGTCATCCCCAGCACCTCCAATGAGGATGTTGGTCCCGTTGTCACCCCTAATAACGTCGTCGTTTTGAGTACCGACGACATCCACAAAGTTCTGGGTATTGAATTGCAAAGAGTTACCGCCCGGCAGGTTATCGATGGTAACATTGCCCACCCTCAGGTCGATATTGAAGGAACCCGTGTTTAGACCGACGCCTGGAATCGGAGTACCGTCGATGATATTGAACTGACCGTTGGTCCCGATGATGGATTCAACACTGGGATCGAAGAGGTCGCCATTCTCGCCAAAGATTTGGTCGGTACCGAAGTCGCCGAAGTTCTTGAGGATGCTTCCTCCGTTTTGGATGGTCAGCAGTCCGAGACCGGCAGTGCTGTAGTCGAGGACGTCAGCACCCGCAGAGCCGTTGTAGGTATCGTTGCCATCGCTGCCGAAGAAGACGTTGTCTCGGTCGTTGCCGACGATGGTGTCGTCGTTTTGAGTGCCGATGACATTGTCGAAGTTGACAACTTCAAACACCAGGTCTGTTCCGAGGACGTCGTTTAGGATTAAGGAGTTTGCGCCTAAATCGATATCGAAAGAGACAGTGTTGTCGAAGCCGGCAGTCGTCGCGCCATTGATGGTGTTGGTTTCGGTCGCATCGCCAACAAGGCGATCGATGCTGACAACCAAGCTGGTAGGAGGGCTATCAAAATCAAACCTGTCCACACCGCCAATGCCTTTGGTAATCGTGCCGAGGCTGTTTAGAGTAACGCCGCCAACGTTAGCACCGGTGTAGTCGATGGTATTAAAGCCGCCGCCGCCGCTGAAGCTGTCAGAACCCTTACTGCCAAAAAAGGTGTTGTCCTTGCTGCTGCCAATGATGATGTCGTCGTTTTTGGTGCCGCGAACGTCAACGAAGTTGACAACTTCAAACGCCTGGTCAATACCTGGGACGACATTCTTAATGACTAAGGAGTTTGCACCCAGGTCGATCTTGAAAGAGCCGGTGTTGCCAAAACCGCCAACCTCGGAGCCGTCGATGATGTTGTTGAGATCCTGACCGCCGACAATGCGCTCGATGCTGGGGGTTAATTGACCGAAGCCGAGGCCAACAATTTGGTCGGTGCCAATAACGTTGCCTTCGGCGTCGATTTTGTTGATGAGACCCAGGTTTTCTAGGGAGATGGTCAAGCCCAGGTCGCTGTAGTCGACGGTGTCGATTGCGTTGTCGGGTAGGGTCGTCCCGCCTAGTGAGCCGCCATTGAAGGTGTCGTTGCCGAGGCTGCCGAAGAAGGTGTTGCTCTGCTCGTCACCGGTAATCGTGTCGTCGTTCTGGGTACCAACGACATTGGTGAAGTTCTGGACGGTGAAGCTCAGAGGACCACCTGGGCTGCCACTGATAATCAAGGAATTATTGGCGAGGTTAACGTTGAAGGAGCCAGTGTTATTGAAGCCTTCAACAGGGGAGCCATCGATGGTGTTAACGATCCCGGCGCCGATCGCGCCGATAATGACTTCAACCGACTGTATGCGGTCGACACCGCCACTTGCCTTGGTGATTTTTCCTAGGGCATTCAGCGTGATGGATTCACCTAATGCGGAATAATCAACGGTGTCGACACCGGAACCACCATCGATTGTATTGTTGCCGGTGCGATCGCCGATTAGTATTGTGTCATCGCCAGACTGAGCCAATACCGTGTCGTCAAAGCCATCATTGCTCAAAAAGATTGTGTCGTCACCCCCCCGAGCGACGATAAAGTCTACATCAAACGGATTGTCGAACAAGAAATCGTCGCCACACGTACCAGAAATAAAGGTCACGCCACCTTCTCCTATGTAGGTTGAATTACACGCCCGTACCCGAGTGCGCGTGCAAGGAAACGACACTTCAACACAAATGAAATGAAATGCCATCCACGATCGCAAGCGGATTCGGTTTCAACAAAGGGAGGACTTTTGCTAGTCGATCGACCGACAAAACAGTCCTTATCGGGAACCCACAGTGTTTGTAGGCCCCTGATATCAACAGCTTGCCCCAACATCAAGGTCGAGCTATGATACGGTGATAGGGGTCACTAATCAGCCTTAGATAAACCAATCAAAGGCCGTTGGCGATTTCCTTAATTGCACGCATCTATACCGCGATCGTACTCATCTGGCTTCCTAGTTCCAACGGGTACGTTCGCGGGAAGCAAAAGTGCCTCCGGATGAACTGTAGGAAGTTTTTTCTTCCTTCAGTTCACCTGAAGTCTATAGCAGTTCTTGTGTCGAGACAAGCAGAATATGCCTTGATGCAAGCTAAGAATTGTTTCAAAGCTTATCTTTTTATTAAAATTGCAAAATATCGCGAGTAATGTAAATCCTTTTATGCAACCTGTTTGCGATCTGTTATCGGCGAGGTAGTAGACGGTACTTCGAGAGGCGCATTATGCTCCGACGCAGCAAAGAAACGACAAAAGCCGGCCAACTGCTCGACGAACGGCTGTAGAACTACTCTGGTTCCGAGTAGATTTTCGGGGAGTGAAGTCTGCTGAAGCAATTTACCTCACGGCTAGTGGAACGGACACTCCAGGGTGAGTTGAACTACCTACTGCAGGAGAACGGGCAGCCAGCCCCAACCCTCCTCCCAACTTGACCAATAGCTGCTCGGGAAAACTGTGAAAACTAATCAGGGCAGCTTAAGACCTAAAGGTCTCCAGAGGAGGCAGCACCGATGGCCTAGGGGAAGATGAATGCAACGCCGTTTGACATCATCAGCACCTCGGCGAGTGTCATCGGTCGCTTGGCTGAGCCCATCTTCATCGCTAGCTTCACTCCCTTCTCCAGCAACGGTGCGCTCCCTCGCAGTTGAGCGCAAACCGCAACCCCGTCACACTCTGTCGCTGCCCGGCTACTAGCTTCTTCACATTCAGATTCTGCTGCCGACGGTAGGCGCTGCATCATCACCTCCGTCTGGCATGGTAGCTATTAGATGATGCCAATGAACTGCCTCTGCGCCACTGAAAACAGAGTCCGGATGCTTGGCTTTGCGTCTAGTCCTCGCGGTCGCCTCTCGGACCCCTTCACCTTGCCGGCCACTTCCAGCCCCAGAGCCATACCTGCCGATACACGACTTGCGGATGCCGAGCTCGCGTCTGGCATTCAAGGGCGATCGCCCAGAGACTCTGGCTGTAGCAGCGCTCCCCATCGGTGCACAGTCGCACGCAGATCGCCAGAGACGCCCAGTCCCAAAACTCACCCCGCCCGAGCGAACCACCGTGCTTCGCGCCGACACATCCAACTGCCAATCCAGTAGCGGCTCTCGCGCTCCAGTCAGCTTAACGCCCACCCCGGACTGGGCTAGCCGCGCGAATGCACCTACCTTGGTGTGTAAGCTTCACCGCCCTCAACCGCGATCTCGGCTGGTTCGGGAACCAGCGGCGACCAAGCCGAACTGTCGTCTGCCTATCGCTGCCCCCAGAGGATGATGCTGGCAGGCGAGACGGACTCGACGCGCGTGCTGGCGCGAACGCTCAAGTTTTCGGTTCGCATCTTCAGGCTGCGTTCGACCCATGCGCTGGGCGTGCGCCAGCGCGCCATGGAGGAGCCGGTGCGGTCGTTGAAGCGGCGATCGCAATCGCGGCCCCAGTAGCGTTGGGAAGGACGACCGGACTGGCGTGGAGTGGTGCCGGCACGGACGGTCTGGTTGCCTTGGCAGCGGTGGCATGGAACGGACATGCGTTCTGAAACGTATGGGTGCCATTCCAATCTTATCCCTTTTCCCGATGGTGCCAAAACTCGGAGTTGCAGATCGACGCTCAGCCCGTCCGTGCAGTTCTTTGTTACGCTATACCAGAAAAGTTAGGATGTTTTGAACGTGTTCGACTCGTCTGGGTTTTACGCTGCCGTAAATCCACAGTATCTCCTCATCAATGGCGCGATCGGAATCGGTATTGCTGCAGATGCAATGATTGCTACTGTTGGAAGATTTCGTCGCTTCGAGCGCGTCAAGGATGCCCTGACTTGGGCAGCGGCGATCGGGCTGACCCATACAGTGTTTCCCACAATCGGGTTGATCGGACTGTGGTATGCTGCCAGCTCGTTCCCCTCACTGAAAGCAGTGATTTATGGTATTGGATTCCTCGTGATGATCTGGTTTATTGCCGAGATGATTCGAGAGGTCGCCGGCTTCGACGATGATGGCACCGAGCTTGAGGACGATTCGGACTTCCTTTACCAATTTCTATCGCGGCACTCAAAATTTTGGGCCGCTGTCTGGGCCGTTTCTATCGATGCCTTGGTCACGGGTCCTGGTAAGACCGCCGCTACCGCCCAGTGGAGTCAGATCCAAGTTTTGGGTAGTTTCCCTCTCGTAGGGTTCGTGGTGTTTGGCTTGGTGATGCTTAGCGCATGGCCCGCGATCGCTCTGCGCAGACACTGGCAAGAAAATAAATTCGACAATCCCGAAGGCTTGGCAAAGTTTACGACAATCGGCTCCTGGGTGGAGCTCGGCATTTTCCTTTACTTTGCTTACTTGGCGGTTTTTGAAACGATCGTCGCGCTGGGCATTAGCCCCATCATCAACGAGTTTTTGATTGCCGGTGGGTTAAGTATTGTCACCGCTGCGATTCTGATAGCAACACTTTGGGAACGAGTCTGGGGGCATCAACTAAAAGAGGCAGAAGAGTTGCTCGAGCGATAAACTGGAAGCTTTACTTCAAAGCGCGGCTTGGGAACGCGTTTTTCGCGTGCCGAACATGCGGTTCCGCGATCGTGAATTGGGGTTTATTGCGTCAACCACCCCGAGAAAATACCCCAAAACACGAATGCGCCAAACAGCAACCGATACCACACGAACACCCACGCGTCCTGTTGCTGCAGAAACCGAATCAACCCCGCGATCGCGACATAGGACGACGCAACTGCCGTCACCACAGCGACCAGCAACGGCAGTGCTTCAGCATTGGCAAAGCCGCTCTCGATTAAGTCCAGCAGTTCGACCAAGCCCGCCAGCGCGATCGCCGGAATCCCCATCAGAAAAGAGAATCGCGCTGCCGTTGCCCGCTCCAAGCCCAAGAACAATCCGGCTGTGATGGTGGAGCCCGAACGCGACACGCCCGGTATCAGTGCCAAGCACTGTGCCAGTCCCATTAAGATGCCGTCCCGCGCGTCGAGTTGGTCGTAATCGCGCTGGCGAGTGCCCAACCATTCTGCAACGCCGAGTAACAAACCCATCACCACCGACGCGATCGCGATCGCCGTCAGCCCTCGGAGCGGCGTGTTGTCTAAATCCGGCACCAGCGCTTTCAAGAGCAACCCGCAAATCACGATTGGCACCGTTCCCATCAAGATTCCGGCCGTCAACCGCAGCTCCGGGACCTGCCAGTCTCGCGATCGAATGCCATGCCACGTACCGCGCCCGAGTCGGACCAAGTCTCCCCAGAAGTACCACAACACGGCTGCAACGCTGCCGAGCTGCACGATTGCCTCATAGGTCACGCCCGGTTTGCCCCAACCCAACGCGATCGGCACAACGTTCATGTGTGCCGTGCTGCTGATCGGCAAGAACTCCGTCAGTCCTTGCACGAGTCCTAATACGGCTGCCTGCACCCAGTTGTAATTTCCCACGGCAATACTGCCAGTTGCTGGGGCGGCTTCTGGTTGTGCTGCTACTCCAGCCGCCAGTGCTGTCAACCCACCCAACGCGATCGCTCCGACGAGCCGCACGTATTGTTTGCTGCCTCTTCTCATAGCTCGCTCGAA comes from Rubidibacter lacunae KORDI 51-2 and encodes:
- a CDS encoding beta strand repeat-containing protein, which translates into the protein MTFISGTCGDDFLFDNPFDVDFIVARGGDDTIFLSNDGFDDTVLAQSGDDTILIGDRTGNNTIDGGSGVDTVDYSALGESITLNALGKITKASGGVDRIQSVEVIIGAIGAGIVNTIDGSPVEGFNNTGSFNVNLANNSLIISGSPGGPLSFTVQNFTNVVGTQNDDTITGDEQSNTFFGSLGNDTFNGGSLGGTTLPDNAIDTVDYSDLGLTISLENLGLINKIDAEGNVIGTDQIVGLGFGQLTPSIERIVGGQDLNNIIDGSEVGGFGNTGSFKIDLGANSLVIKNVVPGIDQAFEVVNFVDVRGTKNDDIIIGSSKDNTFFGSKGSDSFSGGGGFNTIDYTGANVGGVTLNSLGTITKGIGGVDRFDFDSPPTSLVVSIDRLVGDATETNTINGATTAGFDNTVSFDIDLGANSLILNDVLGTDLVFEVVNFDNVIGTQNDDTIVGNDRDNVFFGSDGNDTYNGSAGADVLDYSTAGLGLLTIQNGGSILKNFGDFGTDQIFGENGDLFDPSVESIIGTNGQFNIIDGTPIPGVGLNTGSFNIDLRVGNVTIDNLPGGNSLQFNTQNFVDVVGTQNDDVIRGDNGTNILIGGAGDDALFGEGSSSSALDFLTGVEGTLESDPVTGNFNIDFGPAGSNPGQGEIDLLTGGSGPDRFILGDATSGPFYVGGGNNDFAFISDFEPGVDRMVFDPNTPVITVAGTLGDFESFWDLNFNGILDSADDLFAVTDLADSAGSSFTNAHSLFANASADDVAGSRTFIS
- a CDS encoding manganese efflux pump gives rise to the protein MFDSSGFYAAVNPQYLLINGAIGIGIAADAMIATVGRFRRFERVKDALTWAAAIGLTHTVFPTIGLIGLWYAASSFPSLKAVIYGIGFLVMIWFIAEMIREVAGFDDDGTELEDDSDFLYQFLSRHSKFWAAVWAVSIDALVTGPGKTAATAQWSQIQVLGSFPLVGFVVFGLVMLSAWPAIALRRHWQENKFDNPEGLAKFTTIGSWVELGIFLYFAYLAVFETIVALGISPIINEFLIAGGLSIVTAAILIATLWERVWGHQLKEAEELLER
- a CDS encoding undecaprenyl-diphosphate phosphatase codes for the protein MRRGSKQYVRLVGAIALGGLTALAAGVAAQPEAAPATGSIAVGNYNWVQAAVLGLVQGLTEFLPISSTAHMNVVPIALGWGKPGVTYEAIVQLGSVAAVLWYFWGDLVRLGRGTWHGIRSRDWQVPELRLTAGILMGTVPIVICGLLLKALVPDLDNTPLRGLTAIAIASVVMGLLLGVAEWLGTRQRDYDQLDARDGILMGLAQCLALIPGVSRSGSTITAGLFLGLERATAARFSFLMGIPAIALAGLVELLDLIESGFANAEALPLLVAVVTAVASSYVAIAGLIRFLQQQDAWVFVWYRLLFGAFVFWGIFSGWLTQ